The Pyrenophora tritici-repentis strain M4 chromosome 9, whole genome shotgun sequence sequence acttactacttatcacccaccacactcatctatactccatcaacgcgtctctatttgcagctactatctacctcgccgttgctataatgccagcaaaaagaacacgcgttaatgctccAGAAATCGCGGCAACTTTATCAACAactttattgagcctgcagggcttacggagaacgaggaagatgaatatgaggcttggaaacgcagcgaaccgatcgctggcgagggcgtcgaccctataaaatactgggtagaactccgcgatcgccaccctagccttagcaaatttgctatcgacatgctatcaatcccaggctcaagctgtgagtgtgagcgcttattcagcgagctgggtgacctcctcgagccccgtcggcgcagcatttctccgcaacttctagcagcaatacagtgcgatcgacgatggataagagctggatttggcagtggtgaggtgcctgtaaagggggttatcagcgatgaggagatggacgcgaaatacggtgtacataagtgggatattagctgagaaactcaacaccaaggtttctatataactttcctaatcgggactgagcccatcaagccgagcgagctgacagccctgtttcagccaatccgagcgagccgagcgagctgctggcctccgctcaattggctgagcaagccaattggctgagctcgctcagcttgctcattgacatctgtggAGAGAAGCGGGTCACCTACGGCTTTGCAGTGTATCAGAACAGAAAGCAACTGCAGACTGGACGCGGGTCACTTAGCTCTACATCGCACGTCTTTGACGCTGAGGCAGTAGGAGCATGGAGAGGCCTCCAGCACACTATAAGACAATCAGAATTTAATACCCGTCGAATATGGCTGTGCATAGACAGCACCTCAGTCATATGGTGCCTAAGGGGCGACGCACCTCCTACGTCTCAATGGGCCTTCCTGGAGTGCCATGGCGCCATGGAGACTCATGACGTCTCTATCAAATGGGCCCCTGGACACCTAGGCATTGAAGGAAACGAGGCAGCAGACAGATTAGCTGACCTTGAAGCCCAACACCCATCACCTCCAACGGGTCAAGCTGCTCTACCTACACTTTCAGGCATCAAgaccacagtccgcaacaatcaattaagtgggtcctagaaggttcagattggattgattgattaccgctttaagcctagtagttacctataggagtttaagccctacctagataggtaagtgggtctaggagagtgaccggattgaattgattgttgcggagtctagtgTGCTAGAGCTGTGTGCGCCAGAAAGTAAACAGCACGAAGGATAATCTCCAGATATTGATTGACCAGCTTCGCCCACGGTTCACGTTGTTCATGGAAGAGTTGCCCAACGATGAGCGGATCGAACGTTCCTGGCAGCTCCCGGCCTCTGCTACGTTTGAGAAGTCTTGTAACTTTTGCGATGTAGTCTGAACGAGATATGTGAGAAGGTAGCGTGGTAGGATCTCCGTCAGTGATTGTATACGTATGACCCTTCTTGCGCATATCTTCTGCAAAATCTATGAATGTGTTCTGAAGCACAGCTCGCAAACGCTTTTGGTAGCCTTCTAGGGTCGAGGCGTCGCCGAAGAAAGAGTCTGAGTATTGCCCATCGATGGCAGCCCTGACAAGGGTACTGAAGGATTGACTGACTTGTAAGAGATATCGTCGCTGCTCTTGCGCCGTAGCTCGCGATGCGCCGAGTTTTCCCAGTCTCTCTGTACATTCTTGAATTCCGCTTTTGATCTGTGTAAGCACATCAGGCAGCTGCGCCACAATGTGGTCTTTGAGGATCTTGCTAAGCCTGGACTTCAAACTGTGAACTCCAACTTGGTTAGGTGGAAGTGATTTCCAGACCCCCGAAGCAAAAAATTGGGCTTCAATTTTGTTGCGCACCTCTGTAGACGAGTCCCTAGAGGTATAATCCCTGTTACGAAGCACGTGCCAACCCAATCGGAACTGAACGTCCTTGTTTTGTGCCAACTCGACATAGAAACGCTCGCTATCAGAGCCCTCATCCAGCGTGTCCGGCTTCGTAATTAATCCGAGAGTACGCAACCCCTGTGGATCGATCTGGCGTGAGTACTTCGTGATTGATTGGTTGTTGAAGTCATTCTTGGCGGACACAACAGCAAGAATGATGCTTCGTGGACTACGCATGTACGAGAGTACAAGAGACTTGACCGTCTCGCTATCTGCATCTGATTGGGAGCGGTTGCCGGCCTGGAACAAGCCAGGTAGATCAACAAGGGTAAGATGCGGTTGCTCAGGACCTGACAGCTCTAGGCGAAGGATATCCGAGCTGAAGACTCTACTACAATCGTCTATTCCCATCGCATCCTTCGCCGATTCGATAATTTCCTCGAGTTGTAGATCTTCTGCGGAGACTGAGACGTGAAAATTCTGTAACTTCTCCAGATCACTTTCTGAGCGGTTCTCATGAGAGCCCGGCATGATGCGGATTTTGATGGGTGCAACTGGGCCTCGGCGAAGAATCAACTCGGTCGCGAATCTGGTACATAAATTGTCCTTGCTCGGGAACCTCACTCCTGatcacagtccgcaacaatcaattaagtgggtcctagaaggttcagattggattgattgattaccgctttaagcctagtagttacctataggagtttaagccctacctagataggtaagtgggtctaggagagtgaccggattgaattgattgttgcggagtctactcCTGATACCGCTTCAAGGACTGAGCTTTTGCCAGAAGATTGTTCGCCACATACAATGATCTCTGGCAAGTCAATGTAACGATTGATCCCATGTGATCGAAGGTTGTCGACAACGTCCAAGAGGTCCCGTGTGTCATTAGACTGGAGGGACATGTTTGTGCTGCTGAGAGAACTTCTTTTAGACAGTTTCCTAGAAAGAACAGCGAACTTGATGCTGAATGAGAATTTCAGGGTATGGTGTGCAGGAAGcattgaaggattgaactgaggttCTATTGTGTGAGGTTACGAACAGCATATGTAGGTGAGTTGTTTGCTTAAGAATAAAGAAAGACTACAAACTGTAGCAAACAGAGAGTTAACAAATTGTAGCAAAGAGATAGCAAACAGAGACCACAAACCGTGACAGAAAATCAGAGTGACTGGGAGAGCGAAGGATCTACAATGAAAGTCCGGACGAAGATAGGAATAGTCATTCCCAAAGAGTCACGCCTCTCAAATACCAGTAGAGGAACACTAACACTACCCTCTACTCAAAACACCACAAAAAGCAGGTCAAGCCTTACCAAGCCGGCTTGcttgttgcggactgtgccTTAGGCTTAGCCCGTTACATCAACATTCAACACAGTCATGCTAGTACACTTACAGAAATCACATAGGCGAGCAACAGATGTCACAGAACGTACCATATGAAAAGTCAGTCAAATTCCTAGTTCTTTCCCGCGTGGGAAATCCATCAATATCCGGCTGAGCCTCCCGTCTAGTCAAAACCTCCCTCATTGCCAATTGAATAAGCCTTACGCTTCAACTTCAGACCCTCGTACGCTGCGCGATCGGAGTCCAAAGGTACTCCAGTCAATGGCAGGCTCGTAGGATCGGCCAACTCCCACTCGTCCTTGAGCCCATTGCAGAGCACAGCCACGACCAATGCAATCATCTTAGAAGCAAACTCTTTCGTCTTGGGGTGATCAGCGGCACAGTAGTGCGCAAATGGCATATATCCTAATTTTGCCTCTTCATTTTTGAGGGTATCCTTGGCGGTCCGGTAATTCAACCAATCTTTCTGAATAGAAGCGGATAGCGCTGCTTTGTTATAGAAGTCCTGCCGTTGTGCGGTGCAAATGTTCTGCCAGCGCTCCGGGCGGAACGTAAGAGGGTCTTGTCCTCCAAGTATTTCGAACCTGTGGCACTCTTCTATGTTTGCAGCGACCTGCTCGTCATAGTACATTCGATGAACGCGACGAGTGGGAGGGTATAGACGCAACGCTTCTTTGACGATCTCAGCTGGCCGTACACTGCTAGCTGTCGTGGAGCTCTTGTGAAAGGCGTCATTTGGTCTACACGCTAGATCACCAAGATCTTCGAGGTAGCCTCTAAGGATAGCTGTCCAATCCGATCTATTGGGCGCACCGCGGTGCTTGATCTCCAAGAAGCAACGCATGACGACTCGCCACATCGTTTCATATACTGGCAGAAGGAGATTCATCGGGTTCTCCGTGGGCTTAGTCGGATCGAGTGTTGTCGTGTCTCCAGGCTTGTCGTCGGGTACATCTTCAGGGAACATACCTGGCATGTCGAAAGTCTTTTTGCTAACAGTCACTCGGCGTAGTGCGGCATGAAAGTCTTCCTCATCGCTCCATATGGGTGCCTTCGCTCCGTCTAGTTCGGCTTCCGTCATCTTGGACCGGATCCAAAGTTCATTAATGCGACGACAAATAAACTTGACGTCGTCGAACTGCGTTTTGCTTCTTTCTAGGGCTTCTTGAGCGCCCTCAAAGAGGTAGCAGAGGGACTGCTTCAAGACGATAAATTGAGTGAGCTCGGCAAGCTTGATAAGTTCGGTACCAGACTCCTTCATATACTcatcgaagaagacgatgGCTTGATTACGCAGGTCGCGCCAGTCTCCATCATCCCTAAAACCGTTCGCTTTCATGGCCTTCCACATCAGTTTCTCCACCTTTTCCACAAAATACTTTTTCTTGTCCGTCTTGTTGGTGAAAATGTTGTCGATACCGAAGACCTCTTTCAGTTTCTGGTTGGGGTCCGCACGCGCTTGTTGGTGATTCGGGTAATTAGAATCATTTCCAGCATGTTTGAACTGGATGATATTGGAGCAGATTTCCGCTTTGAGGCGACTGGCCTCTCACCTTTCGAGCTAGAGGTGATACTCAAACGATTTAATTAGCCAGCTCAATTAGGCTAATCGAGCGATAGCGACTCCTCAGCCTTAAGCGCCTCTGATTAGAGGAAGATTAGGCAGCTAGTCGACTACGCTGTAGCTAATAGAGACTAGAGAAAGATCTTACAGCTTAACTAAACGATCCACCGACTCTCAATCAGATCAGTACTAGCTAAGTATGAGAATGTGAGACTTAAGGAGGCTCTCATCAATGAGAAGAAGCGCAGGAAGCGAGGCAAGGCTCTGCCTCTAGAGTCAGGTGAGGACTATCACGGTGGGGCTGTATTCTGGTCCCCAAGGAAGGTGAAGGAGGCACGTGATCGCCAGCACTAACAAGAGCTCGAGGAGGAGCAACTACAATATCAAAAAGTTGAAGCAGCTCGCCTGCGTGAGGAGAAGAGGCAGGAGAAGCTTAAGGCAGTTGAGGCAAGGCGtacagcgagagcagcagCTCGATTGATAAGGCAGGAGGAGAAGTCTCGTGAAGCTGCTGATCGAGCCTCACGATAGGCAGCTCGTAGGACTCAATAACGACTCCAGCAAGCTCAAAAAACTGCCCAAAGAGGCAAGAGGGGGCGCTTCAAGATAGCTACCAAGGCAGGTTCGAAAAAGAGAGTAGCTACGCAGCGTGAGGGTGGTGGTGATGCCCTAGGTGCTGTAACAGGCCCACCACCATCTCAATCACGACACGGCCGAGCAATCAAGCTGCCAGCAAAATATATAtagtgttgagaatacagtccgtaagtgacttggtggtatcaagcggaggagtagtcacatgattggtgacacgtgcaggtgggtcctagcggggagcttggacgcagctgcacgcaacacggatctacgaacgtgtgaatagctccttagtcaatacaatacgaatctgtaccaccactaccgttgtgccttagagagcgctctattaggtagtcatactactactaatagtgccagcttctcaatatATAGCTATATATATTAATTAAAGCCTTTAGAACTTatgtcagatttttatggatgggatcaggtgtgtattctctgtgtctgtctacggctctgtctgtgggaggtggcctcgcctcgggcttggcagtgctaagtcccggcgctagccctggtttgggggtctcatgtccttccccaaccaccatcggctcgatcatggagcaaaacctcgcctcaatctgacacaccccctcagctcgGCGCTCCTCGGCAGCCTGAGGTGGAGTGGTCTTTGCGACATTCATACCGGACTATATAACAAGactttccatcttctccagaATTTCCTCTGGATCTGCTTCCTCTACGTCTCGTTCCTTCACTTCAACCAGTCCGACCTGCGTCAAGAACTGGGGCCAGTTGTTGGCAGGCAGGGTCTTCGTGAAACCATCGGCGAGCATTTCGCCAGACGGTACATACACGACTCTGATAGACTTTCGCTTTGCCTCTTGCCTcagccagtgattgtggaTGTCCACGTGACGGAGTTTCGTCGTCAGCTGAGAGATCTCCTCGTTGATCAGCCGGATCGTCTGCGTATTATCGCACTGTATCGTAATTGTCTTCTCCGTCAACTCTACCCGAAGCTCCTCTAGCAGCATCCGCACAAACATGGACTCCTTAGCCACTTGCGATAGCGCGAGGAGTTCTGCTTCGGTCGTAGATGTCGTGATGGTATCTTGTTTGTTCGCCCTCCATGCGATCAGTCCTCCAAATAGCTTGATAACGTACCCTTGGGAGCTCTTGCGATCCGCGGTGTTGTCCGCAAAGGATGCATCGCTAGCTACTACCAATTGGTCGTCTCCTCCGAATGATAAGGATAGAAGCTTGGTTGACTCCAGGTACAACAGCACTCGGTCAGCGGCTTCTTGATGTAGTGGACCAGGGTTTGTGAGGAACCGGGCGAGTCGTGATACTGGGAATGCGACATCGGGTCGGGTGttgacggcggcgaagagtaacgatccaatcttgcgttgaTACAAGTTAATCTCTCCAGGAGTCGCCAAACCCTCACGTGCAACTAGTTCGACTCTAGCCATTGGTGTGTTGTGTCGTTGGTCCTTGTTCGTTGCCAGCcgtgcaatcttctcaacataAGC is a genomic window containing:
- a CDS encoding Dimer-Tnp-hAT domain containing protein encodes the protein MIHLTRQRSSYAPSCVVDEQLTIHPILPGGEHSQPALRWLGVWFDRRLTFRRHVATRTAKAARVAHHIRSLARTTYGPPASSLRKATIACVYPSLLYGTECWYRGRTKQPHTLKPGRPQEVSAYVGWHVAAIDKTLAIAARGILPAWKTTPTAVLFRDAGLLSAAAALEEAKLRFATHLRTIDADHPLTRRTLVHTVNRGVKTGQPQRVKTKVQQMASLLPEILRTTLTAPHYSTGCRIDPTLGIDKKAAAKAFNIWWAQLPPLDVTIFSDGSEQNRGNFINNFIEPAGLTENEEDEYEAWKRSEPIAGEGVDPIKYWVELRDRHPSLSKFAIDMLSIPGSSCECERLFSELGDLLEPRRRSISPQLLAAIQCDRRWIRAGFGSGEVPVKGVISDEEMDAKYANPSEPSELLASAQLAEQANWLSSLSLLIDICGEKRVTYGFAVYQNRKQLQTGRGSLSSTSHVFDAEAVGAWRGLQHTIRQSEFNTRRIWLCIDSTSVIWCLRGDAPPTSQWAFLECHGAMETHDVSIKWAPGHLGIEGNEAADRLADLEAQHPSPPTGQAALPTLSGIKTTVRNNQLSGS
- a CDS encoding interferon-induced GTP-binding protein Mx, with the protein product MPGSHENRSESDLEKLQNFHVSVSAEDLQLEEIIESAKDAMGIDDCSRVFSSDILRLELSGPEQPHLTLVDLPGLFQAGNRSQSDADSETVKSLVLSYMRSPRSIILAVVSAKNDFNNQSITKYSRQIDPQGLRTLGLITKPDTLDEGSDSERFYVELAQNKDVQFRLGWHVLRNRDYTSRDSSTEVRNKIEAQFFASGVWKSLPPNQVGVHSLKSRLSKILKDHIVAQLPDVLTQIKSGIQECTERLGKLGASRATAQEQRRYLLQVSQSFSTLVRAAIDGQYSDSFFGDASTLEGYQKRLRAVLQNTFIDFAEDMRKKGHTYTITDGDPTTLPSHISRSDYIAKVTRLLKRSRGRELPGTFDPLIVGQLFHEQREPWAKLVNQYLEIILRAVYFLAHTALAH